The proteins below come from a single Kitasatospora sp. NBC_00315 genomic window:
- the cysS gene encoding cysteine--tRNA ligase, protein MSIRLYDTDARQVRDFVPLVPGCVSIYLCGATVQAPPHIGHIRSGLNFDVMQRWFAYRGYQVTFVRNVTDIDDKVIAKERELGTPWWQIAYANERAFNDGYSALGCLPPSVEPRATGHVPEMIEMMQALIAKGHAYEAHGNVYFDVKSFPGYLGLSNQKIDSLRQPAGEGETGKRDHRDFAMWKSVKPGEPSWHTPWGSGRPGWHLECSAMAHKYLGGAFDIHGGGIDLIFPHHENEIAQSKAFGDDFANFWVHNAWVTMSGEKMSKSLGNSVLVSEMVARWRPIVLRYYLAAPHYRSTIEYSEESLREAEAGFGRIEGFVQRVVERCGPVEAAPEVPPAFAEAMDDDLGVPQALAIVHTAVRQGNSALTADDKENAVARLAEVRAMLGVLGLDPLDPHWAGAERGEDLHGVVDSLVRLVLDQRQAARARKDFATADAIRDQLGLAGLVIEDTPSGPRWTIGNP, encoded by the coding sequence GTGAGCATTCGTCTGTACGACACCGACGCCCGCCAGGTACGCGACTTCGTCCCGCTTGTACCGGGTTGTGTCTCGATCTACCTGTGCGGCGCCACCGTCCAGGCACCACCGCACATCGGGCACATCCGGTCCGGCCTCAACTTCGACGTCATGCAGCGGTGGTTCGCCTACCGCGGCTACCAGGTGACGTTCGTGCGCAACGTCACGGACATCGACGACAAGGTGATCGCCAAGGAGCGCGAGCTCGGCACGCCCTGGTGGCAGATCGCCTACGCCAACGAGCGCGCCTTCAACGACGGCTACTCGGCGCTCGGCTGCCTGCCGCCGAGCGTGGAGCCGCGGGCCACCGGCCACGTCCCCGAGATGATCGAGATGATGCAGGCGCTCATCGCCAAGGGGCACGCCTACGAGGCCCACGGCAACGTCTACTTCGACGTCAAGTCCTTCCCCGGCTATCTCGGGCTCTCCAACCAGAAGATCGACAGCCTCCGCCAGCCGGCGGGCGAGGGCGAGACCGGCAAGCGCGACCACCGCGACTTCGCGATGTGGAAGTCCGTGAAGCCGGGTGAGCCGAGCTGGCACACCCCCTGGGGCAGCGGCCGGCCCGGCTGGCACCTGGAGTGCTCCGCCATGGCGCACAAGTACCTCGGCGGGGCCTTCGACATCCACGGCGGCGGGATCGACCTGATCTTCCCGCACCACGAGAACGAGATCGCCCAGTCGAAGGCGTTCGGCGACGACTTCGCCAACTTCTGGGTGCACAACGCCTGGGTCACCATGAGCGGCGAGAAGATGAGCAAGTCGCTCGGCAACTCGGTGCTGGTCTCGGAGATGGTCGCCCGCTGGCGCCCGATCGTGCTCCGGTACTACCTGGCGGCCCCGCACTACCGCTCGACCATCGAGTACAGCGAGGAGTCGCTGCGCGAGGCCGAGGCCGGCTTCGGTCGGATCGAGGGCTTCGTCCAGCGGGTCGTGGAACGCTGCGGGCCCGTCGAGGCGGCGCCCGAGGTGCCGCCGGCCTTCGCCGAGGCGATGGACGACGACCTGGGCGTTCCGCAGGCGCTCGCCATCGTGCACACCGCCGTCCGGCAGGGGAACAGCGCGCTGACGGCGGACGACAAGGAGAACGCGGTAGCACGTTTGGCCGAGGTCCGTGCGATGCTCGGAGTGCTGGGTCTCGACCCGCTCGACCCGCACTGGGCCGGCGCGGAGCGCGGCGAGGACCTCCACGGCGTGGTCGACTCGCTGGTCCGGCTGGTCCTGGACCAGCGGCAGGCGGCCCGGGCGCGCAAGGACTTCGCCACCGCGGACGCCATCCGCGACCAGCTCGGCCTGGCCGGGCTGGTGATCGAGGACACCCCGTCCGGCCCGCGCTGGACGATCGGCAACCCGTAG
- the rlmB gene encoding 23S rRNA (guanosine(2251)-2'-O)-methyltransferase RlmB, translated as MAGNSARRNRRNPGSKKGASVGTGGHSRKALQGKGPTPPASARKGHVKQRQANAAVKREMDAKSRAGMRRSGGGGRGGRGGAGAAELVVGRNSVVEALQGGVPATALYVMQFIDTDDRVREAFQAANERGIPLMEAPRAQLDQMTSGLNHQGLVLQVPPYEYAHPEDLLGVAADLGQDALIMALDGVTDSRNLGAVVRSAAAFGAHGVVIPERRAAGMTAGAWKTSSGAAARLQVARATNLTRALEAYQKAGCLVVGLAADGESEVGDLEALTGPVVVVAGSEGKGLSRLVSETCDIRVRIPMPGATESLNAGVAAGIVLYEAARLRSRTS; from the coding sequence ATGGCCGGCAACAGTGCACGCAGGAACCGCCGCAACCCCGGGTCGAAGAAGGGCGCGAGTGTCGGTACCGGCGGCCACAGCCGGAAGGCACTGCAGGGCAAGGGTCCGACGCCGCCCGCCTCGGCGCGCAAGGGCCACGTCAAGCAGCGGCAGGCCAACGCGGCCGTCAAGCGCGAGATGGACGCCAAGTCCCGGGCCGGCATGCGCCGCAGCGGCGGCGGCGGCCGTGGCGGCCGTGGCGGCGCCGGCGCCGCCGAGCTGGTCGTGGGCCGCAACTCGGTGGTCGAGGCGCTGCAGGGCGGCGTGCCCGCCACCGCGCTCTACGTCATGCAGTTCATCGACACCGACGACCGGGTCCGCGAGGCCTTCCAGGCCGCCAACGAGCGGGGCATCCCGCTGATGGAGGCCCCGCGCGCGCAGCTGGACCAGATGACCAGCGGCCTGAACCACCAGGGCCTGGTGCTGCAGGTGCCGCCGTACGAGTACGCGCACCCGGAGGACCTGCTGGGTGTCGCGGCCGACCTCGGCCAGGACGCGCTGATCATGGCACTGGACGGCGTGACGGACTCCCGCAACCTCGGCGCGGTGGTCCGCTCCGCCGCCGCCTTCGGCGCGCACGGCGTGGTCATCCCCGAGCGTCGGGCGGCCGGTATGACGGCGGGCGCCTGGAAGACCTCCTCGGGTGCGGCGGCGCGCCTGCAGGTGGCACGCGCCACCAACCTGACCCGCGCGCTGGAGGCGTACCAGAAGGCCGGCTGCCTGGTGGTCGGCCTGGCCGCCGACGGCGAGTCCGAGGTCGGTGACCTGGAGGCGCTCACCGGGCCGGTCGTCGTCGTCGCGGGCAGCGAGGGCAAGGGTCTGTCCCGCCTGGTCTCGGAGACCTGTGACATCCGGGTGCGGATCCCGATGCCGGGTGCCACCGAGTCGCTGAACGCCGGTGTCGCGGCGGGCATCGTGCTCTACGAGGCGGCCCGTCTGCGGTCCCGCACGTCCTGA
- a CDS encoding DoxX family membrane protein encodes MAPLIDAPTDLLSYGAAFGDPYASQGFIRRPLVTPQVVVDSADAPLLAGAAVGAPRRKGRVTAVTWTGQAAPGDVAATRLLDAVRLSTVPAPAGAGRGPSGALAEDDTQVIQPYGGSATVPRQTGSPQAGRGSTRPEPKAWSPAGELPEVTAAAAGDSRHARYPGRRVDLGLVLLPLRVVLGSLSVFAGFSKLCNPVYFDGGDRGSMMRWLASLHPWGVAEPLLNFAMAHPVGAGLGVAFTEIVVGVLSILGLWQRFAAGAAMLLSAALLFTVSWRAVPVYDTPDLIFLVAWSPLLIAGAPFGSLDGRLALEAWRRHGAGAPGALRRRVLRRGAVITSLVVGLTLLLGSMLGAAVRTGGRPDPRPAGPDSDYGTPVWPGGASAKPSTPSTPSAKPSPSASHSPSAGATPSGGASPKGSPSAKPRAGKSDAPSTAASNPPAKTTPSGRSTAPGGAASKPSPSSSGGLLGGVLGSGPLAELPSGLGAQGRQQPGAGTST; translated from the coding sequence GTGGCGCCGCTGATCGACGCCCCTACCGACCTGCTGTCGTACGGCGCCGCCTTCGGCGACCCGTACGCGAGCCAGGGCTTCATCCGGCGGCCGCTGGTCACCCCGCAGGTGGTGGTCGACAGTGCCGACGCCCCCCTGCTCGCGGGGGCGGCCGTCGGCGCGCCCCGGCGCAAGGGGCGGGTCACCGCCGTCACCTGGACGGGCCAGGCCGCGCCCGGCGACGTCGCGGCCACCCGGCTGCTGGACGCCGTCCGGCTCAGCACCGTGCCCGCCCCGGCCGGCGCCGGCCGGGGGCCCTCCGGCGCCCTGGCGGAGGACGACACCCAGGTGATCCAGCCGTACGGCGGATCGGCGACCGTGCCCCGGCAGACCGGCTCCCCGCAGGCGGGCCGCGGCAGCACCCGCCCGGAGCCGAAGGCCTGGAGCCCGGCCGGCGAGCTGCCCGAGGTCACCGCGGCGGCGGCCGGGGACTCCCGGCACGCCCGGTACCCGGGCCGCCGGGTCGACCTCGGCCTGGTCCTGCTCCCGCTGCGGGTGGTCCTCGGATCGCTGTCCGTCTTCGCCGGGTTCAGCAAGCTCTGCAACCCGGTGTACTTCGACGGCGGCGACCGCGGCTCGATGATGCGCTGGCTCGCCTCGCTGCACCCCTGGGGGGTCGCCGAGCCACTGCTGAACTTCGCCATGGCCCACCCGGTCGGAGCCGGCCTCGGGGTCGCCTTCACCGAGATCGTGGTCGGCGTGCTGTCCATCCTCGGCCTCTGGCAGCGGTTCGCGGCCGGCGCCGCCATGCTGCTCTCCGCCGCGCTGCTGTTCACGGTCAGCTGGCGGGCCGTGCCGGTCTACGACACCCCCGACCTGATCTTCCTGGTGGCCTGGAGCCCCCTGCTGATCGCCGGCGCGCCGTTCGGCTCGCTGGACGGGCGGCTGGCGCTGGAGGCCTGGCGGCGCCACGGCGCCGGCGCACCGGGCGCTTTGCGGCGGCGGGTCCTGCGCCGGGGCGCCGTGATCACCTCGCTGGTGGTGGGGCTCACCCTGCTGCTTGGGTCGATGCTCGGCGCGGCCGTCCGTACCGGCGGCCGCCCGGATCCGCGACCGGCCGGTCCGGACAGCGACTACGGCACACCGGTCTGGCCGGGTGGCGCCTCGGCGAAGCCGAGCACCCCGTCGACGCCGTCCGCCAAGCCGTCGCCCTCGGCGTCGCACTCGCCCAGTGCGGGTGCCACGCCCTCCGGCGGGGCGTCACCGAAGGGGAGTCCGAGCGCCAAGCCGAGGGCGGGCAAGTCCGACGCCCCGTCGACCGCCGCCTCGAACCCGCCCGCCAAGACCACGCCCAGCGGTCGCAGCACCGCTCCGGGCGGGGCGGCGTCCAAGCCCAGCCCGTCCAGCAGCGGCGGCCTGCTCGGCGGCGTCCTGGGCAGCGGCCCGCTGGCCGAGCTGCCCAGCGGCCTGGGCGCCCAGGGTCGGCAGCAGCCGGGCGCGGGGACGTCGACCTGA
- a CDS encoding NDP-sugar synthase, which yields MTADSAHLVASTVTQAVILAGGQGSRLRPYTDDRPKPLVEIPGTGTPIVGHQLAWLAAEGVTDAVISCGHLAEVLQEWLDQADLPLNVSTVVENEPLGRGGGLKYAARALPRPDEPWYATNGDIWTRFSLRDMAAFHHERDAVATLALARPRIPWGAVETDQFGNVLDFIEAPPSPFLINAGLYVFSPEFAALLPDVGDHERTTFPQLARGKRLAGYQLPQGVYWRAIDTAKDLTEAAKELASGAGAGAR from the coding sequence ATGACCGCTGACTCAGCCCACCTCGTCGCGTCCACCGTCACCCAGGCAGTGATCCTGGCCGGCGGGCAGGGCTCCCGACTGCGCCCCTACACCGACGACCGCCCGAAGCCGCTGGTGGAGATCCCCGGCACCGGCACCCCGATCGTCGGGCACCAGCTGGCCTGGCTGGCGGCCGAGGGGGTGACGGACGCGGTGATCTCCTGCGGCCATCTGGCCGAGGTGCTGCAGGAGTGGCTCGACCAGGCCGACCTGCCGCTGAACGTCAGCACCGTGGTGGAGAACGAGCCGCTGGGCCGGGGCGGCGGGCTCAAGTACGCCGCCCGCGCCCTGCCGCGCCCGGACGAGCCCTGGTACGCCACCAACGGCGACATCTGGACCCGTTTCAGCCTGCGCGACATGGCGGCCTTCCACCACGAGCGGGACGCCGTCGCGACGCTCGCGCTGGCCCGTCCGCGGATCCCGTGGGGCGCCGTGGAGACCGATCAGTTCGGCAACGTCCTGGACTTCATCGAGGCACCGCCGTCGCCGTTCCTGATCAACGCCGGCCTGTACGTCTTCAGCCCCGAGTTCGCCGCGCTCCTGCCGGACGTCGGGGACCACGAGCGGACGACCTTCCCCCAACTGGCGCGAGGCAAGCGGCTGGCGGGCTACCAGCTCCCCCAGGGCGTCTACTGGCGGGCCATCGACACCGCCAAGGACCTCACCGAGGCCGCCAAGGAACTGGCGTCCGGCGCGGGCGCCGGGGCGCGCTGA